Proteins encoded by one window of Macaca fascicularis isolate 582-1 chromosome 10, T2T-MFA8v1.1:
- the LOC102121218 gene encoding tubulin alpha-3 chain, with translation MRECISIHVGQAGVQIGNACWELYCLEHGIQPDGQMPSDKTIGGGDDSFNTFFSETGAGKHVPRAVFVDLEPTVVDEVRTGTYRQLFHPEQLITGKEDAANNYARGHYTIGKEIVDLVLDRIRKLADLCTGLQGFLIFHSFGGGTGSGFASLLMERLSVDYGKKSKLEFAIYPAPQVSTAVVEPYNSILTTHTTLEHSDCAFMVDNEAIYDICRRNLDIERPTYTNLNRLIGQIVSSITASLRFDGALNVDLTEFQTNLVPYPRIHFPLATYAPVISAEKAYHEQLSVAEITNACFEPANQMVKCDPRHGKYMACCMLYRGDVVPKDVNAAIATIKTKRTIQFVDWCPTGFKVGINYQPPTVVPGGDLAKVQRAVCMLSNTTAIAEAWARLDHKFDLMYAKRAFVHWYVGEGMEEGEFSEAREDLAALEKDYEEVGVDSVEAEAEEGEEY, from the exons ATG CGCGAGTGTATCTCTATCCACGTGGGGCAGGCAGGTGTCCAGATCGGCAATGCCTGCTGGGAACTGTACTGCCTTGAACATGGAATTCAGCCCGATGGTCAGATGCCAAGTGATAAAACCATTGGTGGCGGGGACGACTCCTTCAACACGTTCTTCAGTGAGACTGGGGCTGGCAAGCACGTGCCCAGAGCAGTGTTTGTGGACCTGGAGCCCACTGTGGTTG ATGAAGTGCGCACAGGAACCTACAGGCAGCTCTTCCACCCAGAGCAGCTGATTACCGGGAAGGAAGATGCGGCCAATAATTACGCCAGAGGCCATTACACCATTGGCAAGGAGATTGTCGACCTGGTCCTGGACCGGATCCGCAAACTG GCGGATCTGTGCACGGGACTGCAGGGCTTCCTCATCTTCCACAGCTTCGGGGGCGGCACTGGCTCTGGGTTTGCATCTCTGCTCATGGAGCGGCTCTCGGTGGACTACGGGAAGAAGTCCAAGCTAGAGTTTGCCATTTACCCAGCCCCCCAGGTCTCCACGGCCGTGGTGGAACCCTACAACTCCATCCTGACCACCCACACGACCCTAGAACATTCTGACTGCGCCTTCATGGTCGACAATGAAGCCATCTATGACATATGTCGGCGCAACCTGGACATTGAGCGTCCCACGTACACCAACCTTAATCGTCTGATTGGGCAGATCGTGTCCTCCATCACGGCCTCTCTGCGATTTGATGGGGCCTTGAATGTGGACTTGACGGAATTCCAGACCAACCTAGTGCCGTATCCCCGCATCCACTTCCCCCTGGCCACCTACGCCCCAGTCATCTCAGCCGAGAAGGCCTACCATGAGCAGCTGTCCGTGGCCGAGATCACCAATGCCTGCTTCGAGCCAGCCAATCAGATGGTCAAGTGTGACCCTCGCCATGGCAAGTACATGGCATGCTGCATGTTGTACAGGGGGGATGTGGTCCCCAAAGATGTCAACGCGGCCATCGCCACCATCAAGACCAAGCGCACCATCCAGTTTGTGGATTGGTGCCCAACTGGATTTAAG GTGGGCATTAACTACCAGCCCCCTACGGTGGTCCCTGGGGGAGACCTGGCCAAGGTGCAGCGGGCTGTGTGCATGCTGAGCAACACCACGGCCATCGCGGAGGCCTGGGCTCGCCTGGACCATAAGTTCGATCTCATGTATGCCAAGCGGGCCTTTGTGCACTGGTACGTGGGAGAAGGCATGGAGGAGGGGGAGTTCTCCGAGGCCCGTGAGGATCTGGCAGCTCTGGAGAAGGATTATGAAGAGGTGGGCGTGGATTCCGTggaagctgaggctgaagaaGGTGAAGAATACTGA